ATCGCTTCGTTTTTTGCATTTTTCTGGGAGCTGCTCTGACCATGGGAGCATTGTATCAATAAAAGACAGACCTTTATTATCCAGTTGTTTGGGTTTATCTGTCAGCAGGTGTACAAAATAATTTTAGGGCTTCAGAATGTCTAAAGGCTTGGTACTTATAACGGCTAGCCGGAGAGGTAACTGTTCTGTGACTCATACAAAGGCGGTCAATATAGCTTTAACAAAAGAAAGACTGATACATAGTAGCTTTTATGATTTAGCCAATGTATATCAGTCCGTGCACATCAACTATTGAAAGCGCCATGTACCGAACGGTAAGCACGGTGCTGTGAGAGGACGGCGGTTAGTCACCGCCTCCTACTCGATTAGCCTGTGATGATATAGATGTTGGTTGCAGAATAAGTTAATGGTTTTTAATATTGTGCAAAGAACTTGAGTTTCTCGAACTGCACCTTTATATTCTTTTAATCTTTTTATCAGGAAAAATTTCTGTTATACAAATCGAAAACTTGACAATTGTCAGATTTATACTATACTATTAATTATATGTTATTTGAAACTCTATGTGATTTTTTAAATAATAAATAAAATAAGTTTGTATTAAAGAAATAAATTCAAATTTAATTCAAGGATAACTTATTTAAAATACATTTTCTATGAGAAGTATATTTTCTTTTGACAATTTATATTTTGTTATGTTAAATCACATTGAAATTTAGGTAACAGGTTTTCATCATTGAATCATAAGATTTTAGATGATTGCCATAATATAATTATAAATCAAGGAGGCTTATAACTATGGAAAATACTGGAGTTATGAACGTTGTTTTAAGAAAAAGTACCAGAAAGGGTGACAATAATCAGTTAAAAAGAGAAGGATATTTACTGGGAAACATAGCTGGTAAAGGTGTTGATTCAATCTCAATAGCTGTTAAGAAAGATGTATTTAGAAGATCAATGAAAGAGTTTGGCCGGAATGGCATTTTTAAACTGGTTGTTCCTGATGGCCAGAGTTATACCGTAATGGCAAAAGAAATACACATTGAACCTGTTAAGAACGAAATCTCTCATTTGGATTTTCAAATGGTATCTTTTTCGGAAAAAATCAAACAAGAAGTGGCTATAAAAATTACCGGAGCAGAACTTCTTGAGTCAAAAAGATTGTTGATTAACAGTACCATAGATTCAATTTTACTGGAGGGCTTACCTCAGGATATTCCCGATGAAATAGTAATTGATGTTTCTAATATGGAGGCTGGTGAAAGTATTCAATTTAGTGATATTAAACTTCCGGAAGGACTTACCTCAACTATTGATCCGGAACAAAAAATGATAACAGTTGTTGGCTCTAAGATACGTGAAGCAGTTGAAGGTGAAGAAGAGGGCGAAAGCTAAGAGGAATAACGGCATTCACTTTTCGTATGAAAATATTATAAGAGCCTGATGATAAAGGTGAAAAAAGAAAGCTCTAATTTAGATATTAGATGCTTTCTTTTTTTATAACAAAAAAATTAAAAAGATAGATAGCAACTTCCTATTATATTTATATCAGGTCCTTACGTGCATGTGTATGTCCTCTTACATAAGACACATGCTCGCAGGCCATTCGCCAAAGCTTTCAAAGTTCCCTAAAAGACAAAAAGGAATCCGCCAGGGATACAGTTGCTTATGATATATGAATAATTTCGCATCAGATAATTTTACACCTTTTTAAAGATTCTATTTTCCGGTTTTGCGTTTTCATCTTGGAGGGGGCATAACATTAAATGAGATGGACTTGGTGGGGAATGGGAATATAGAAGAGGAAACATGTAAAAATTAGCATACTTTATGTTTTAAAAGCCATTATCCTTGATGATGTAAAACAGATTGCAGAGGAGATTATTATATACCAAGTAGAATAAGGAATGGAGACAGAATATATGATGTTTTGGATGTATGACCAGTAAAATATTCAAAAGGGCGTTGAGCAGGTTAAGATTTGGCATTTGCCCTAGCTGAAATTAAATGATATATTTAGAAATGGTAAACTTTATAAAAGAATATCGGTTCGCTGAGCTTATACTCTGATAGCAAAGTATTTTGTTCAAAATGAAAACGCCGCTTTTCAGCGGCGTAGTCTTTTTTGAATAAAACAGAAATTTCTGGTTTTTTACTTATAATAGTCAAAAAACCATTTTGAACAAAACTCCTCAAAAATTTTTTTACTTATCGATAGTTTATAAGTTTTTTGCTACATTTTTTCCCGCAACTTCACCTTATTTCTGGCACTGCGCCGGCGTTCATCCTCCAAAGCAGCATAGTGTTTTTTCGTAGTGTTAACATCTGAGTGTCCCAAAACGTCTGCAACCAGATAGATGTCACCGGTTTCCTTATACAGGCTTGTTCCATAGGTGCTGCGCAGTTTATGTGGGGTAATCTTTTTTAAAGGTGCTACGAGTTTGGAATATTTTTTTACCAAATTTTCGACGCTGCGTACTGCAATCCGTTTCTTTTGAAGGGATAGGAAGAGTGCTTTTTCATGGCCTTCCTCAGGAATGACGAAACTGCGTTCGTCAAGATAATCAAGAAGGGCATCCTCAACTTCGGAACCAAAGTACACAGTGACTTCTTTTCCTCCTTTTCTATGAATCCGGATCCCGCCATTTTTTAAATCAATATCATCAACATCCAGACCAACACACTCCGATACCCGGATACCGGTTCCCAGCATTAGAGTTAATAGTGCGAGATCACGGATCTTGGTTTTCGCATGGTAAGCTTTTTGCTTTTCTGTTAAAGATTCCCCGTTTTCAACTTCATCGAGCAAAAGAGCTACCTCATCAATATCTAACCGGATAATATCCTTTTCATGCATCTTTGGAAGCTGCACCAGAGAAGCGGGATTTGTTTGAAGCCGTTCATTTCGGTAATAATAATTATAGAAGCTTTTCAGTGAAGAGACTTTTCGCATGATTCCTCGCTCTTTGTTGGTCACTTCCTGATTTCTATCATTAAAACGGTATTTTAAATATTCCATGTATTCTTCAATGTCCACGACCCGAAGCGAATCCAGGTGGTCTAAAGTAATATCCTGAACCTGAAGTTTGCCGATAACGGGGTTTTCCTTAATTAGAAAGTCAAAAAATACTCTTAGATCATAAGCGTAAGCGATCCTGGTCCGGGAAGAAGTGCGAGGTTCAATTCCCCTGAAGAAATCTCCGCAGAAATTTGGAAGTTCCTTTACCAACTGGCGCAGGTGCTTAACGTTTTCAATATCTTTTTGCTGATGGTAGGAGAGAGAAGAACTCATAATTGGGCCTCATTTCTTTAAGTATTTGGATTGTAAATGATTTTTGAAAGACCAGTCATTTATATTTCCCTCATTAATTAGTTTTTCTTTTTCAGACTTAATATATATAGTCTGATTCTTAGGTAATGGTGTTTATAGAACTTTACATACTCTGGTATAAGAGGGGAAGTATTGGGAGCATATCAAAGTAATAGTAATCAAGGATATGAGAGGTAAAGTTCTTTAAGTTATAAAATTAATTGTGTAATTAATAGTTCTATTGTTTTCTTTTCCAACTATTCGTTAAACTAGACTTTCGCGAATAGTTGGAAATCACTTTCGCGAATAGTTGGAAATCACTATATTAATCTTACCATTTCTGCAAATAATAATAACCGAAAAAAAATCACTGCTGTTTTGTCGTTTACCATTCGATACTTTTCATCAAGTATACCATATTGGAATTATCCAGTCCAATGATATTATAAACCTTTCCAAGTTATATCACACTTTACAATCTATATCCTTGAAGGATTTTTTCGCTTTTTCTATTTCTATAGATGGTTTAAGCATATATTGCACTTAAAAAAACGACAAAACTATATCACTTTGTTTTGGTGTTTTTGGAGCTTTGTCTTAATATTTGACCTCTTTATAAAACAATTATATGGTATTACTCTTCTGTCACTTTTAACATACGCATAGCAGCACTGAGATTTATCAATTACTTCCTTAACACTTTTTCCAGTTGTAATCACCAGCAGACTGCCTACACTAATATTCTTCTTAGGGTTAATATTCTCAATCTTAATCCAAGTTTTCTGCTTTCCCCTGAAAAATCAGCTGGTACTCTTCCACTTTCGGGGCACAGTGTCGGTTTCTCATTTGGATACAATTGCATAATCTCTGCTGAGTATGCAATTACCTTATCAACAGCAAAGAGGATTTTTATCTTCTCCCCTGCAGATATTCTACTATTATAATGTTCTCTCTTTTTGCAGACATTCCATTTACACTGGTGAAAAACCAAGTGCTGCCATTTAATGCAATGTCT
This genomic stretch from Lacrimispora sphenoides harbors:
- a CDS encoding 50S ribosomal protein L25 encodes the protein MENTGVMNVVLRKSTRKGDNNQLKREGYLLGNIAGKGVDSISIAVKKDVFRRSMKEFGRNGIFKLVVPDGQSYTVMAKEIHIEPVKNEISHLDFQMVSFSEKIKQEVAIKITGAELLESKRLLINSTIDSILLEGLPQDIPDEIVIDVSNMEAGESIQFSDIKLPEGLTSTIDPEQKMITVVGSKIREAVEGEEEGES
- a CDS encoding tyrosine-type recombinase/integrase, producing the protein MSSSLSYHQQKDIENVKHLRQLVKELPNFCGDFFRGIEPRTSSRTRIAYAYDLRVFFDFLIKENPVIGKLQVQDITLDHLDSLRVVDIEEYMEYLKYRFNDRNQEVTNKERGIMRKVSSLKSFYNYYYRNERLQTNPASLVQLPKMHEKDIIRLDIDEVALLLDEVENGESLTEKQKAYHAKTKIRDLALLTLMLGTGIRVSECVGLDVDDIDLKNGGIRIHRKGGKEVTVYFGSEVEDALLDYLDERSFVIPEEGHEKALFLSLQKKRIAVRSVENLVKKYSKLVAPLKKITPHKLRSTYGTSLYKETGDIYLVADVLGHSDVNTTKKHYAALEDERRRSARNKVKLREKM